The following are from one region of the Polyangiaceae bacterium genome:
- a CDS encoding glycerol-3-phosphate dehydrogenase/oxidase, producing MGLSADPGRPDVDVVVIGGGVNGTGVARDLALRGLRVALFERNDIAFGASGNSSGMIHGGPRYLTYDPDVTYTSCLDSGHIQHIAPHLLFRIPFLVPIYRSKIGSRLALDGYDAFFDLYDKYQPLKHGKPHVRLSAGDLTELEPGLVADAEGGVSFDEWGIDGARLCIGSAVDAIEHGAEVFVHTTVTDIVKNGDGTVGGVRWRDRETGRTGTTSAKVVVNATGAWSPVTATLAGLSPKAARIRPGKGIHVFLDRRLTNYAIVATAIDGRQVFLLPWQNMSVLGTTDDDYYGDLDEVIATGDEVRYLTQAVERVFPAVREARAIGTWGGVRPTLWGWGVNEDKLSREHEIVDHAADGSDGLYSMIGGKLASYRIFSEEMSDVVAKRLGNTQKTRTHLSPLPGGDRVIDPLSLCNGSRLDPMSAVRLEYRHGSRAERVVERIARNPREARVVCECEPVTEAEIRYVVEHELARSVDDVSRRTRLGLGSCGGMRCALRAGAVVADARGLSPREGQRSALEFIDGAVKRRLSVVGPEQARQEALARAVLAAEVGAEE from the coding sequence ATGGGACTCTCGGCCGACCCCGGACGCCCCGACGTCGATGTCGTCGTCATCGGCGGCGGCGTGAACGGCACGGGGGTCGCGCGGGACCTCGCCTTGCGCGGCCTGCGGGTCGCCCTGTTCGAGCGCAACGACATTGCCTTCGGTGCCAGCGGCAACTCCAGCGGGATGATCCACGGTGGGCCCCGCTACCTCACCTACGACCCCGACGTGACCTACACGTCGTGCCTGGACTCGGGGCACATCCAGCACATCGCGCCCCACCTCCTGTTTCGCATTCCGTTCCTGGTGCCCATCTACCGTTCGAAGATCGGGTCACGGTTGGCGCTGGACGGATACGACGCCTTCTTCGATCTGTACGACAAGTACCAGCCCCTCAAGCACGGCAAGCCTCACGTGCGGCTGAGTGCGGGAGATCTGACGGAGCTCGAGCCCGGCCTGGTGGCGGACGCCGAGGGCGGCGTGTCCTTCGACGAGTGGGGCATCGACGGCGCCCGGCTCTGCATCGGCAGCGCCGTGGACGCCATCGAGCACGGCGCGGAGGTCTTCGTCCACACCACCGTCACGGACATCGTCAAGAACGGCGACGGCACCGTGGGCGGCGTGCGCTGGCGGGATCGGGAGACCGGCCGCACGGGGACCACCAGCGCCAAGGTGGTGGTGAACGCCACCGGCGCGTGGTCTCCGGTGACGGCCACCTTGGCGGGGCTGTCCCCCAAGGCGGCGCGCATCCGCCCGGGCAAGGGCATTCACGTGTTCCTCGACCGGCGTCTGACCAACTACGCCATCGTGGCCACCGCCATCGACGGTCGCCAGGTGTTCCTCTTGCCCTGGCAGAACATGAGCGTGCTGGGCACCACGGACGACGACTACTACGGCGATCTGGACGAGGTGATCGCGACCGGCGACGAGGTCCGCTATCTCACCCAGGCCGTGGAGCGCGTGTTCCCCGCCGTGCGGGAGGCCCGAGCCATCGGTACTTGGGGCGGCGTTCGGCCCACGCTGTGGGGCTGGGGCGTGAACGAAGACAAGCTGTCTCGGGAGCACGAGATCGTCGACCACGCCGCCGATGGCTCCGACGGGCTCTACTCCATGATTGGCGGAAAGCTCGCGAGCTATCGCATCTTCTCCGAGGAGATGAGCGACGTCGTGGCCAAGCGGCTGGGCAACACGCAAAAGACGCGGACGCACCTGTCGCCGTTGCCGGGCGGGGATCGCGTGATCGATCCGCTGAGCTTGTGCAACGGATCGCGGCTCGACCCCATGAGCGCGGTTCGCCTCGAGTACCGCCACGGTAGCCGGGCGGAGCGCGTGGTGGAGCGCATCGCACGAAACCCTCGCGAGGCGCGGGTAGTGTGCGAGTGCGAACCGGTGACGGAGGCGGAAATCCGCTACGTGGTGGAGCACGAGCTGGCGCGCAGCGTGGACGATGTGTCGCGCCGCACGCGCCTCGGCCTGGGCTCCTGCGGCGGCATGCGCTGCGCGCTGCGCGCCGGAGCCGTGGTGGCGGACGCTCGGGGGCTGTCGCCGCGGGAGGGCCAGCGCTCCGCCCTCGAGTTCATCGACGGCGCCGTCAAACGCCGGCTCTCCGTGGTGGGCCCCGAGCAAGCGCGACAAGAAGCGCTGGCGCGCGCAGTGCTGGCGGCGGAAGTGGGAGCCGAGGAGTGA
- a CDS encoding DUF4178 domain-containing protein has protein sequence MVRSDRGLENLGKVADLAMTPSLIAVGDQGTLGGRPFEVLGRVQLDHGKGPWDEYYVGFDYGQAWGWLAYAQGHWYVTQQMPGLGIPPYGSLRPELDVPLGQSGNFRVAEVKSGTIVSAEGELPERFPPGFTRYYADCYGQNNAFATLDYGDNSGSYSVFVGWVFDEPQMQVTELGPRSAQKIKTQNIKCPSCGGDIPKLAGDRAERVGCPFCGAVSDIALQQVVAQQERAMTMPDIPIGARGNFEGIEYVCIAYVRRSSNFEGERYTWEEYLLWSQPVGYRWLVKDPETGWSWVSEVNLADLDLSSMPSQVRWGGRSFSQRNTNMARVDYVLGEVYWKCEVGEETYVSDYVNGNDVVSREEGEGEVRWSHSAAIPWAVIAGAFGLPVQSAGAMTGGGTGGGASGCASTGLILIIVAMVLLICMLGACGSCAGGGGSSGYRGGSGIYTGGK, from the coding sequence GTGGTGCGCTCGGACCGGGGTCTCGAGAACCTGGGCAAGGTCGCCGACCTGGCGATGACGCCCTCGCTGATCGCCGTGGGCGACCAGGGCACCCTGGGGGGCCGGCCCTTCGAGGTGCTGGGCCGGGTGCAGCTGGATCACGGCAAGGGCCCCTGGGACGAGTACTACGTCGGCTTCGACTACGGCCAGGCTTGGGGTTGGCTCGCCTACGCCCAGGGCCACTGGTACGTGACGCAGCAGATGCCGGGCCTCGGCATCCCACCCTACGGCTCGCTGCGCCCGGAGCTCGACGTGCCCCTCGGGCAGAGCGGGAACTTCCGCGTCGCGGAGGTGAAGAGCGGCACCATCGTCAGCGCCGAGGGCGAGCTGCCAGAGCGTTTCCCGCCCGGGTTCACCCGCTACTACGCGGACTGCTACGGACAGAACAACGCGTTCGCCACGCTGGACTACGGCGACAACAGCGGCAGCTACAGCGTGTTCGTCGGCTGGGTGTTCGACGAGCCGCAGATGCAGGTCACCGAGCTCGGCCCGCGCAGCGCACAGAAGATCAAGACCCAGAACATCAAGTGTCCGAGCTGCGGCGGCGACATCCCCAAGCTCGCGGGGGATCGCGCCGAGCGCGTCGGTTGCCCCTTCTGCGGCGCGGTGAGCGACATCGCGCTGCAGCAGGTCGTGGCGCAGCAAGAACGCGCCATGACGATGCCGGACATCCCCATCGGGGCGCGCGGCAACTTCGAAGGCATCGAGTACGTGTGCATCGCCTACGTGCGGCGAAGCTCCAACTTCGAGGGTGAGCGCTACACCTGGGAAGAGTACCTGCTCTGGAGCCAGCCCGTGGGCTACCGCTGGCTGGTGAAGGATCCGGAGACGGGTTGGAGCTGGGTCTCGGAGGTGAACCTGGCGGATCTGGATCTGTCCAGCATGCCGAGCCAGGTGCGCTGGGGTGGGCGCTCCTTCTCCCAGCGGAACACCAACATGGCTCGCGTGGACTACGTCCTCGGCGAGGTCTACTGGAAGTGCGAGGTCGGCGAAGAGACCTACGTCTCGGACTACGTGAACGGCAACGACGTCGTCTCGCGGGAGGAGGGCGAAGGCGAAGTGCGCTGGAGCCACTCCGCCGCCATACCCTGGGCCGTGATCGCCGGCGCCTTCGGTCTGCCGGTGCAGAGTGCCGGGGCGATGACGGGCGGCGGCACCGGGGGCGGCGCCAGCGGCTGCGCGTCCACCGGGCTCATCTTGATCATCGTGGCGATGGTCCTGCTCATCTGCATGCTCGGTGCGTGCGGCTCGTGCGCCGGTGGCGGCGGCTCGAGCGGGTACCGCGGTGGATCCGGCATCTACACCGGCGGCAAGTGA
- a CDS encoding CDP-alcohol phosphatidyltransferase family protein: protein MGAIAEVYQQTRKRPDLFWNTYVCRPLAAVVVVAVRNTRVTPNQITLSALWVASAAAAMFVAVPGYWGLLLGAIVFELSYVLDCADGMLARLRGVQSQGGHLLDFLMDEIKAFILLAAVAVRLWREHGQVVYLLLGLGGLVVLSTGIAITTFQRRPEIAGPPPAAGAAARKKQSLLRRAVGLAEGVAKFLIHYPSYILYAAIAGHIELYFFPYIAVNAAYALKSVAWVSLKFGRS from the coding sequence ATGGGCGCCATCGCCGAGGTCTACCAACAGACGCGCAAGCGACCGGACCTGTTTTGGAACACGTACGTATGCCGTCCCCTCGCCGCCGTGGTGGTGGTGGCCGTCAGAAACACCCGCGTGACGCCCAATCAGATCACGCTCTCGGCGCTGTGGGTGGCCAGCGCCGCGGCGGCCATGTTCGTGGCGGTTCCCGGCTACTGGGGCCTGCTCCTCGGCGCCATCGTCTTCGAGCTGTCTTACGTGCTCGACTGCGCCGACGGCATGCTGGCGCGGCTCCGCGGCGTGCAGTCCCAGGGCGGCCATCTGCTCGACTTCCTGATGGACGAGATCAAGGCCTTCATCCTGCTCGCCGCCGTGGCCGTGCGCCTGTGGCGTGAGCACGGTCAGGTCGTCTACTTGCTGCTCGGCCTGGGGGGCTTGGTGGTGCTGTCCACCGGCATTGCCATCACCACCTTTCAGCGACGACCCGAGATCGCGGGGCCGCCCCCCGCCGCGGGAGCCGCGGCGAGGAAGAAGCAGAGCCTGCTCCGCCGTGCCGTGGGTCTGGCGGAAGGCGTTGCCAAGTTCCTGATCCACTATCCTTCGTACATCTTGTACGCGGCCATCGCCGGCCACATCGAGCTCTACTTCTTCCCTTACATCGCCGTGAACGCCGCCTACGCCCTCAAGTCCGTGGCGTGGGTCAGCCTCAAGTTCGGCCGCAGCTGA
- a CDS encoding SGNH/GDSL hydrolase family protein produces MSSERFGLPSSSATLVVALLFGALLLARCGNAPPPVAAPSVASAAPRPTPTPPSEPAAPEPSAAPEPSAEPPPEPKRAVTVALIGDSLTDEKNGSGLYVPYLRKKCPKSTFDNFGKGGDMVNQMHRRFLRDVYPAGGAPAKPYTHLVVFGGVNDLYSDLTAGRTPAKVETDLSAMYEIAKKHGAKVVAITVAPWGGFKKYFNESRSRTTHELNDWIRAQPDAGAVDYVVDAYALLSCGDPEKLCPDYQHAIHDGLHFGKGGHEKLGQALYEQVFSSCL; encoded by the coding sequence ATGAGCTCTGAGCGTTTCGGCCTGCCGTCCTCCAGCGCGACCCTCGTCGTCGCGCTGCTGTTCGGCGCCCTGCTCTTGGCGCGCTGCGGAAACGCGCCGCCACCCGTGGCGGCTCCATCGGTGGCGTCCGCGGCCCCTCGCCCAACGCCGACGCCCCCGAGCGAGCCCGCCGCGCCGGAGCCGAGCGCCGCGCCGGAGCCGAGCGCCGAGCCGCCACCGGAACCGAAACGCGCCGTGACGGTGGCGCTGATCGGCGACTCCCTCACCGACGAGAAGAACGGCAGTGGCCTGTATGTCCCCTACCTGCGCAAGAAGTGCCCGAAGAGCACCTTCGACAACTTCGGCAAGGGCGGCGACATGGTCAACCAGATGCACCGCCGCTTCCTGCGCGACGTGTATCCCGCCGGCGGCGCACCGGCGAAGCCCTACACCCACCTGGTGGTGTTCGGCGGCGTGAACGATCTGTACAGCGACCTCACGGCGGGGCGTACGCCCGCCAAGGTCGAGACGGATCTGTCGGCCATGTACGAGATCGCCAAGAAGCACGGCGCCAAGGTGGTCGCCATCACCGTGGCGCCCTGGGGCGGATTCAAGAAGTACTTCAACGAATCCCGCTCCCGCACCACCCATGAGCTCAACGACTGGATCCGCGCCCAGCCGGACGCCGGCGCCGTGGACTACGTGGTGGACGCCTACGCGCTGCTTTCTTGCGGCGATCCCGAGAAGCTGTGCCCCGACTACCAGCACGCCATCCACGATGGCCTGCACTTCGGCAAGGGCGGTCACGAAAAGCTGGGGCAGGCGCTCTACGAGCAGGTGTTCTCGAGCTGCTTGTAG